TTTCGGCGTGCGTCAAGCGAGAAGGTCCCGGTTTCAGAGTGGCCCAAGGTGGCACCCGAAGCAGGGCAAGCGGCATTGGCTCTTGCACGATCATACGATGACGATGGCCAAATTATCGAGCAGGAGAGCGAGATCGCCCTTCCAGCGCATGTCGTTGCGCGATTGGACGAGGCCGATGCCTTTGCGTTGGGATTGCCGCCAGCCACTTACCTGACCCTGCAGCTCAATTCAGACGGTTCACTTTCCGAAGGAACCATCAAGGTAAACACGAGATGGGTTCGCCGGGGTGGGTCGCCCGTTCGTGCCGACATTGTGGGAGCACGTGTTCGCGAAGGCGGACGGGTCAGCCGGATGCCCGAGCCAATCTTTTCGGTTTTCAACGCTGCGCTTGCCGTTAATGCCGCTGATGATCCTGACTCACGCCGAGCGGCCTTTGCGTATCTTCGCGAGCAGCTTGGTGATGAGATCGGCGCCGGCATTGAAGCTGACGGGTTTCTTGAAAGAATCCGCATCGCATATGCCTCCAACTTCTCCTTGAACGCCAAAACAGATCACGGCCGCTTCGATTTTGATCCGATACTCTTCTCGAGGAGTGTGGGCGAAGCACCGGATGGAGATCTGATCGATGAAGCCGATGCGTCGCTGCTGACCGCTCAGGACAACCAGCATTTCCAACGCAGGTTTAGGAGTCAGGAAGGGGGGCGGCGCAGTTACCTTTTATCAGATGGAACGCTGCTGTTCCTTGATCCATTGCTGGGGAAAGCTCTAGACATCGTTCGTACCAAGCAGGCGGGCACGTCGCGGGAAAGGCGCGAATTCTTGCGCTCGCCGCAGCGCATCCTACGCGAAGAGCTCGACCTCGACGCGAGTGGAGACGACGAAGCCGCCGATCGACTCTTCATCGAGACCCAGCAATTCTCGGAGCGCGTCAGCGGCATTGAGGTTTGGCAGAAACCAGTCCTGCCCTGGATTAAACCGAAGCTCAACACGTGGCTGCCAGAAGACTTTGGCCTGCGGATTGGCGATCCTCCTAATGCGCGTCATATCGAACTGGCGCCGGGCGATGCAGAAGTTCTTGCCGGCACGGTTAAAGCCGCCATTGAATCCGGTAATGAGACCGTTGCATGGCGCAATGAAGATATCCCTGCAACACCAGCTACTCTCGGGGCGGCGCGCGCTGTCGCTGATCTTGAAAGGCAGATTGCCTCGGAACGTGATGGGCAGACGCTCAGTGGCGGTGCGCGTGAAAGCGTCGAGATCCTGTTCCTCCAGGTTGGGGCTAATTTCGAGCAACTCGACTACGCTCGCCTGCCCCGGTCAAAACCAGAATCGGTGCCGTTCATCGTCCCATCGCTTCCCCAAGGTCTGAAATCGGAGCCGAAGCCTCACCAGGTAGACGCGTTCTCTTGGCTGACAGAAGCTTGGGAGCGTCGGATGCCAGGCATCCTCCTTGCTGATGACATGGGGCTAGGCAAGACATTCCAGGCGCTGATGTTCCTTCTATGGCTGCGGAGCAACTCTGCTCACGCAAAGCCTGTTCTGATCGTTGCGCCGACCGGCCTGCTCAAGAATTGGCAAGCAGAGCTAGCGCAACATGTCGAGGCCGGCCTCATGGGGCCGGTCGTCGAGGCGTTTGGGACAAACTTGCAGAGCTTTCGGCTCGACGCTGGGAGCGACATCCGCGGTGGTACCTCGCGGCTGGATTCGGCCATGTGGGAAGGCGCAGGAATCGTCCTTACGACCTACGAGACGATGCGTGACTATCACATTAGCTTCGCGCGCATTCCGTTTGACGTGATTGTCTACGACGAGGTTCAGAAGCTGAAGAATCCTGCCAGCCAGATGACCCGGGCAGCCAAGGCGTTAAACGGCCGTCTCCAGATTGCCATGACCGGCACACCGGTCGAGAACAGGCTTCAGGATCTCTGGTCGATTGCTGATACGGTTTATCCGGGCTTTCTCGGATCCAGTCGAGAGTTTGAAAGCAACTTCCCATCGAACGATCTCGATCGCTTGTCTGAACTTCAACACCGGCTGATCGACCGCGATGATGAACTACCGCCCTTCATGCTTCGGCGCATGAAGGACGAAATTTTGACGGGGTTGCCCAAGAAGAGTGCTCGCAAGTACGCGGTCGAGATGCCGCCAGTACAAGCCGAGGCCTATGATCTCGTGCTCGCCCGTGCACGGGCGCTGCGGCAAAGCGGCGAGCAAGGTGCGATGTTGAAGGTGCTGCATATGCTGCGCGGCACATCGCTCCATCCATCGCCGCCACGAGGCATTGTCGATATCGATGAGTATATCGCGCAGTCCGCTCGCCTGAAGAAGACCTTCGAAATTCTCGAAGATCTCCAGAAGCGGGGGGAAAAGACACTAATCTTCTGCGAAGACCTTGAAATGCAGACCTTTCTCGCAATGGCGATTCAGGAGCGCTTCAACCTTGAACGCAGACCTATGTGCATCAGTGGGAAGGTGGCCGGACACAAGCGGCAGGACATGGTCAACACCTTTCAGGGATCGCCGGTCCCGTTCGACGTTCTCATTCTCTCTCCAAAGGCCGGCGGTGTGGGCCTTACGATTACAGCCGCTAACAATGTTATACACCTGTCGAGGTGGTGGAACCCAGCTGTCGAAGACCAGGCAACCGACAGGGCCTATCGTATCGGTCAAACACGGCCGGTTACGATTCACATCCCGATGGCTATCCATCCGGACTCGGCGATTGGCCCATCGAGCTTCGATCAGCGCCTTGATGCCCTCATGGAGCGGAAGCGCTCGTTGTGCCGCGGTTTGCTCATGCCGCCGGAAAGCGAACATGACGTTGAGGAGTTGCTCTGTGACGTTCTCGACGGGCATCGGGTTCAAACAGGGGATCAGAAAGCAAATTCTGCAGGCGAAGGCGCAAGTCGACTAATTCTCGAAGAGTCTGACACCGACAACATTCGGACAATCTCCTTAGCCGGCGCCGAGCCAGGCCGTGTCGATCTCGATCTTGCTGAGGAAAGCTCCAAGCCCGCTGCGCCTTTGGATGATGCAGAGCGCAAGGGTGCTAAAGACGAAGAGCCGCTTGCTAATGAACCAAATCCCCAGGCCGACAAGGACCTGGCGGCTCGATCCGAGGTGCTCGACGGAGGTGCCCCGGACGCAGGTGAAAAGGCGTTTACTTCGACCAAGGCTGGCCAATCGGCTTCGCGCCCAATCTTGTCGGTGCGAACGCCCGTTGATGCGGCAGAGGCACGAGTATCATATGTTCAGCGCGTGGTTTTTGAGCAATACGGACCACGCGACTGGGCCATATTCGAGCAGTATGCCCGCGACGCGGCCATAGCGCGGCTCGAGGTTCAGGATCCATATTGCTGCGCAGATGAGCAGGCGCGGGGACGCCTCGTCAACTTTATCGGTCGGTTTCAGCAGCTCGCTTCGGACATCGCTGCCGTTCATATTGTGGCGTTCGACGCGGACTCGGTTCAGACAAGAGACGTTGAGAGCACAAACGATCAGCGCAAGGATCTTGAACAGCGTTGGAATCGCCTGCTCTCGTCTGTGCCGCTGCACCTTTCACAGAAGTCGCGGCGATCCGTTGGCGATTTGCACGACCGCTACGTCAAGGCCAGGCTTGGCAATGGGGATACCGTCATCTGGGACTTGGGCCGCGGAATTGACGGGGTCATGAACGCCCGCTGGTCCTGCGTCGTCAATGCCTTCTATGACCGGTCGGCGCCGGGATCACAGTTGGTTCACTGAACGCCCAATCTGCCAAATTTGTGACCGGCTTCCAATTTGGGGCGCCTTCAAGCGAGATCCCGAGCGGTGCCGGTTCAAGTGATGACCACGTAGCCAGCCCCGCGGGCACTCACAATTGCGTTGAATTGGGCCAGTTTAGACAATTGCTTCGTGACTTCTGCGCCAAAATCAAACCGTGCAAATGATGGCGTCCGCCAAGGACCAAAGCCTTGATCAAGGATGATGCGAACCGCGTGATTTTGCGCAAAGTGCAACGTCAGCACCCGCCCGTGTCCGGCATTGCGATCATCGAGTTTGACGTCAAAACCAGCAGCCTCAAGCAAGCCGATAAGCACCTCGTCGCGGTCTTCGGCAAACTGCCAATCATGATCGGGCGCAAATGGCTGCCGGTCATTCGGGCGAAGTGGATTGGTGATGATTCCGGCGGAGATTTTCCCCTGACTGCCAAATTCCTCGTGGATGCCTTTTATCGCGTCGGTGAGAAGACGGACACTGAGCGGTGTCTGCAAGTATCGGTCATTGTACGTAATGCGTGCCAGGGGGCCTAAGCCCCCAGCGGCTCGAATGTGCGGAGCAAGCAGTGTCGCAAAGCGGCTACCGAAGCCGATCAGATCTCCGTCCAGTTCCTTGGAAAGTTCAAGATACTGAGTGCCCGATGCGGGCAGCAAGCTGTCGAGTACAAGCCCGACACTCAGTGGTGCAGGCTCAGCCGTAATTCTGACGGCAGCATGTCCCCAATCGGGCGACAGATTGCGGGCATGAAGATCACGCGTCACCCACGCGTACGGCCGTGCTCCATCATTTTGGGCAACGGTGATGGCGCCATTGGAATAGACAGGCGCCTTGCCGACCCTCAGGTCGAGGTTGAGTGCTTTGGCGGCATCGCGTAGGGCAAGCCGAGCCGCAGGGTCGAGTTTGTCCAGCCATGCCTGTTCAATCACCAAGCGCACCCGCTTGCCTTTCGTGGTGATCTTTTGGACCGTTGCCTCAAAGAGACCGCGACCTACGTAAGCGACATCCGTTTCAGGACCAGCCCAGACCGTAACTGTCTGGGCACCACCTTCAACCGCGTCCACCAGCGCGTCAGCCACGGACGGGCAATGGCGCGCATCGGGTGCCGCCATGTCGGCTTCATCGATACGTCCGAGCGCCTCAAGAGTGGTCCTGGCCCAGCTCAACGCAGCTTGCCTGTCGATGCTCTCTTGGTGCTTGAACAAGTCCACCGTCAGCACGCAAGCGGAGCAGCCTTTGACGCAGCCGGGCTCTTGGCAGTCTAAAATTTGTGCCGCCTCATGCAGCAGCTCTTCGAACCATCGCACCGCATTTGGCGCGAAGCCTGCCCCACCGGCGGCGCGATCGAAAAGGAATAGCGAGTGGGTTTTCTGCCCCAAGATGCTGCGTGCAGATCGTACGGCAATCCCGATTTCGTTAGTTTCAATTCCTAAGCGCCGGCAGAGGGCTTCTCGTAACGCTGCAACCGCA
This is a stretch of genomic DNA from Polymorphobacter fuscus. It encodes these proteins:
- a CDS encoding DEAD/DEAH box helicase translates to MVTTKFIATQRSDGGEAITLSREHQKGLFRRASSEKVPVSEWPKVAPEAGQAALALARSYDDDGQIIEQESEIALPAHVVARLDEADAFALGLPPATYLTLQLNSDGSLSEGTIKVNTRWVRRGGSPVRADIVGARVREGGRVSRMPEPIFSVFNAALAVNAADDPDSRRAAFAYLREQLGDEIGAGIEADGFLERIRIAYASNFSLNAKTDHGRFDFDPILFSRSVGEAPDGDLIDEADASLLTAQDNQHFQRRFRSQEGGRRSYLLSDGTLLFLDPLLGKALDIVRTKQAGTSRERREFLRSPQRILREELDLDASGDDEAADRLFIETQQFSERVSGIEVWQKPVLPWIKPKLNTWLPEDFGLRIGDPPNARHIELAPGDAEVLAGTVKAAIESGNETVAWRNEDIPATPATLGAARAVADLERQIASERDGQTLSGGARESVEILFLQVGANFEQLDYARLPRSKPESVPFIVPSLPQGLKSEPKPHQVDAFSWLTEAWERRMPGILLADDMGLGKTFQALMFLLWLRSNSAHAKPVLIVAPTGLLKNWQAELAQHVEAGLMGPVVEAFGTNLQSFRLDAGSDIRGGTSRLDSAMWEGAGIVLTTYETMRDYHISFARIPFDVIVYDEVQKLKNPASQMTRAAKALNGRLQIAMTGTPVENRLQDLWSIADTVYPGFLGSSREFESNFPSNDLDRLSELQHRLIDRDDELPPFMLRRMKDEILTGLPKKSARKYAVEMPPVQAEAYDLVLARARALRQSGEQGAMLKVLHMLRGTSLHPSPPRGIVDIDEYIAQSARLKKTFEILEDLQKRGEKTLIFCEDLEMQTFLAMAIQERFNLERRPMCISGKVAGHKRQDMVNTFQGSPVPFDVLILSPKAGGVGLTITAANNVIHLSRWWNPAVEDQATDRAYRIGQTRPVTIHIPMAIHPDSAIGPSSFDQRLDALMERKRSLCRGLLMPPESEHDVEELLCDVLDGHRVQTGDQKANSAGEGASRLILEESDTDNIRTISLAGAEPGRVDLDLAEESSKPAAPLDDAERKGAKDEEPLANEPNPQADKDLAARSEVLDGGAPDAGEKAFTSTKAGQSASRPILSVRTPVDAAEARVSYVQRVVFEQYGPRDWAIFEQYARDAAIARLEVQDPYCCADEQARGRLVNFIGRFQQLASDIAAVHIVAFDADSVQTRDVESTNDQRKDLEQRWNRLLSSVPLHLSQKSRRSVGDLHDRYVKARLGNGDTVIWDLGRGIDGVMNARWSCVVNAFYDRSAPGSQLVH